A genomic stretch from Lathyrus oleraceus cultivar Zhongwan6 chromosome 2, CAAS_Psat_ZW6_1.0, whole genome shotgun sequence includes:
- the LOC127117584 gene encoding DEK domain-containing chromatin-associated protein 3: MSEEESVNTVSKTDSNDNIMPDKTLDDMGDKEDLKSEGGKILEDDIKETEVDKKADGEEELEVEEDKKADDGDVIVTDENIVGDGEEIKEDEKVDEGEKFKEDKKVNEEEELKDDKKVDEREGFKEDKKVDEGEGLKEDKKADEGEELKEDKKLNVGEEIKDDKKDVGLKESEDDKKDDFVNETKMNKKDDDGFEDDKLGEETDVKESTDSKEEKESVEAKKPALDVMEEEDVPEDKDESGEKDKGQEKAEDIPEDKDESGKKEKGQEKEENDKVKVGNKSTEEDIIVEKVSKKRGRGKGNVEKVKKKIKDPKDKGESSEKVESQEEEEDVNDKVDYKSNEDEFEDMEVEKGLKKRRRRNVHEEQVKETEPRTPASTSATNRPVRERKSVERLVESYERDVSKEFFIDEGSGMHLKDIPNVAFKLSRRKVDDTLKFLHTILFCRRGKAPVVKKNISRFSGFVWYENEEKQMIKVKEKFDKCNKEKLLDVCDVLDIQVAKANTRKEDIIAKLINFLVAPHVTRAVLLEEQEKSIKGKKRKRITKQGSSRSGASTSKRSAKSRKKNEDSSEEEERKTTTDTESDSEKEEENEKGFPDRSEDERPQKSESEDKSDSDNESEDVKKVSKINKTFSREKESAAKGKAKETTFQKKPRTPRKRTNKSLSTHSESDDDISEVSPKVFSRKKKNEKQKTSTLTKSSSKDNTEKVTKRKGKNKEKSKPSDDQLRNAICDIFKQVDFNTATFTDILKLLGKQFDTDLTPRKASLMTMIQEELTKLADEDEEDSENDETHTSGKEVEA; the protein is encoded by the exons ATGAGTGAGGAAGAATCAGTTAATACAGTTTCCAAAACTGACTCAAATGACAATATCATGCCAGATAAAACTTTAGATGACATGGGTGATAAGGAGGACTTGAAATCTGAAGGAGGTAAAATCTTGGAGGATGATATAAAAGAAACGGAAGTTGATAAGAAAGCTGATGGGGAGGAAGAACTAGAAGTGGAAGAGGATAAGAAAGCTGATGATGGTGATGTTATTGTAACTGATGAGAACATAGTTGGTGATGGGGAAGAAATAAAAGAGGATGAGAAAGTTGATGAAGGGGAAAAGTTTAAAGAGGATAAGAAAGTCAATGAAGAGGAAGAATTAAAAGATGATAAGAAAGTTGATGAAAGGGAAGGCTTTAAAGAGGATAAGAAAGTTGATGAAGGGGAAGGATTAAAAGAGGATAAGAAAGCCGATGAAGGGGAAGAATTGAAAGAGGATAAGAAGCTTAATGTTGGGGAGGAAATAAAAGATGATAAAAAAGATGTTGGCTTGAAAGAATCAGAAGATGATAAGAAAGATGATTTTGTGAATGAAACAAAAATGAATAAGAAAGATGATGATGGGTTTGAGGATGACAAATTGGGGGAAGAAACTGATGTTAAGGAAAGTACTGATAGTAAAGAAGAAAAAGAAAGTGTTGAAGCTAAGAAACCAGCATTAGATGTCATGGAAGAAGAGGATGTCCCTGAAGACAAAGATGAGAGTGGTGAAAAGGATAAAGGTCAAGAAAAGGCTGAGGATATCCCTGAAGACAAAGATGAGAGCGGTAAAAAGGAAAAAGGTCAAGAAAAAGAGGAGAATGATAAGGTTAAGGTTGGCAATAAGTCAACTGAAGAAGATATTATAGTTGAGAAAGTATCGAAAAAGCGTGGGAGAGGAAAGGGCAATGTGGAGAAGGttaaaaagaaaataaaggaCCCCAAAGACAAAGGTGAAAGCAGTGAAAAGGTGGAAAGTCAAGAAGAGGAGGAGGATGTTAATGATAAAGTTGACTATAAGTCAAATGAAGATGAGTTTGAAGACATGGAAGTTGAGAAAGGATTAAAAAAGCGCAGGAGACGAAACGTCCATGAGGAGCAGGTGAAAGAGACAGAGCCAAGGACTCCTGCAAGTACAAGTGCAACCAATCGTCCTGTACGTGAAAGGAAATCAGTTGAGAGGTTGGTAGAATCATATGAGAGAGATGTATCCAAAGAATTTTTTATTGACGAG GGTAGTGGTATGCATTTAAAAGATATACCCAATG TGGCATTTAAATTATCTAGAAGGAAGGTTGATGATACTTTAAAATTTCTCCATACAATCCTCTTTTGTAGGAGAGGAAAG GCACCTGTGGTTAAGAAAAACATATCAAGGTTCTCTGGTTTTGTATGGTATGAAAATGAG GAAAAGCAAATGATTAAAGTAAAAGAAAAATTTGACAAGTGTAATAAAGAGAAGTTGCTGGATGTCTGTGATGTGCTTGACATACAAGTTGCAAAGGCAAATACTAGGAAG GAAGATATTATTGCAAAGCTAATAAACTTTTTGGTTGCCCCTCATGTGACAAGGGCTGTATTGCTTGAAGAACAAGAAAAG TCTATTAAAGGAAAAAAGCGCAAGCGCATAACAAAGCAAGGTTCATCGAGATCTGGAGCATCAACGTCAAAACGCTCTGCTAAG AGTCGGAAGAAAAATGAAGATTCTTCGGAAGAAGAGGAGAGAAAGACTACAACTGACACAGAAAGTGATTCTGAGAAAGAAGAGGAAAATGAAAAAGGTTTTCCTGACAGATCTGAGGATGAAAGGCCTCAGAAATCTGAAAGTGAAGATAAAAGTGATTCCGATAATGAATCTGAAGATGTGAAGAAAGTgagtaaaataaataaaacatttTCCAGAGAGAAAGAATCCGCGGCCAAAGGCAAAGCAAAGGAAACAACATTTCAGAAAAAACCCCGCACACCACGAAAAAGAACTAACAAATCACTGTCCACACACTCCGAGTCCGATGATGATATTAGTGAGGTAAGTCCAAAGGTCTTTTCAAggaagaagaaaaatgaaaaacagaaaaCCTCAACTCTCACCAAGTCTTCCTCCAAAGACAATACAG AGAAGGTTACTAAAAGAAAAGGCAAAAACAAAGAGAAGTCAAAACCCAGTGATGATCAGTTACGTAATGCAATATGTGATATTTTCAAACAAGTTGACTTCAATACG GCGACATTTACGGACATTCTGAAGCTACTCG GTAAGCAATTCGATACGGATCTCACCCCAAGAAAGGCATCTCTAATGACTATGATTCAGGAAGAGCTAACAAAACTAGctgatgaagatgaagaggattcTGAAAATGATGAAACTCATACTAGTGGCAAAGAAGTTGAAGCATGA